One window of the Asticcacaulis sp. SL142 genome contains the following:
- a CDS encoding helix-turn-helix domain-containing protein codes for MPVRVTLDVMLARRKMRAKDLAAQVGISETQMSLLRTGKVKGMRFDTLSKICLLLGCQPGDILEYDARESDLTTGIE; via the coding sequence ATGCCTGTCCGCGTAACTCTTGATGTCATGCTGGCGCGCCGAAAGATGCGCGCAAAAGATCTGGCCGCGCAGGTCGGCATATCGGAAACTCAGATGTCCTTGCTACGCACAGGTAAGGTCAAGGGTATGCGGTTTGATACCCTGTCGAAGATTTGCCTGCTGCTGGGATGTCAGCCCGGCGACATACTGGAATATGATGCCCGTGAAAGTGATTTAACCACTGGCATAGAGTGA
- a CDS encoding glycosyltransferase produces the protein MRILNLMLAKGRGGLETMAVRYHQALLAADHEVMSLGHPQGELARLTAPFAPIVSHFSHDPLAALAVRRHVSRFQPDLILCHGNRAIATAVHPLSGGAGKTVAVVHNFRFKRDIARARAALTVSRAVRDALHNAHPELTIFDMPNFAPLEARPVKSAPTDVPVIGALGRLHVNKGFDILLETVAELVRGGREVRLRIAGDGPEKAALEAQTATLGLGDRVEFCGWVDSPADYLSGLDLFVLASRVEPFGLVVTEAMAAGVPVIAFDIDGPREILQPTGSAPLGGLCASQDAQALAQAITTTMDDWPATLARADMARTMALDTYGQDAGAARLSQILSSLV, from the coding sequence ATGCGCATACTTAATCTCATGCTGGCCAAAGGCCGTGGCGGTCTGGAGACCATGGCCGTGCGCTACCATCAGGCCCTGTTGGCCGCCGATCATGAGGTCATGAGCCTTGGCCACCCGCAGGGCGAACTGGCGCGCCTGACGGCACCCTTTGCGCCGATTGTCTCGCATTTCAGCCATGACCCGCTGGCCGCGCTTGCCGTGCGTCGTCACGTCTCGCGGTTTCAGCCTGACCTGATCCTGTGTCACGGCAACCGCGCCATCGCCACCGCCGTTCACCCCCTAAGCGGCGGGGCCGGTAAGACGGTGGCCGTGGTCCATAATTTTCGCTTCAAACGCGATATCGCCAGGGCCCGTGCCGCCTTAACCGTCAGCCGCGCCGTACGTGACGCCCTGCACAACGCACACCCTGAGCTTACCATTTTCGACATGCCCAACTTCGCACCGTTGGAGGCCCGTCCGGTCAAGTCCGCCCCCACAGACGTGCCGGTCATCGGCGCGCTGGGGCGGCTGCATGTCAATAAGGGCTTTGATATCCTGCTTGAGACTGTGGCTGAACTGGTGCGCGGCGGACGTGAGGTACGGCTGCGTATCGCCGGCGACGGGCCGGAAAAAGCCGCGCTTGAAGCCCAAACCGCCACCCTTGGCCTTGGTGATCGCGTTGAATTTTGCGGCTGGGTGGACAGCCCCGCCGATTATCTGTCGGGGCTTGATCTGTTTGTCCTGGCATCAAGGGTTGAACCGTTCGGCCTTGTGGTGACCGAAGCCATGGCCGCGGGCGTGCCCGTCATTGCCTTCGATATCGACGGCCCGCGTGAGATTTTGCAGCCCACAGGCTCTGCCCCGCTTGGTGGGCTGTGTGCATCGCAGGATGCACAGGCTTTGGCTCAGGCCATCACCACCACCATGGATGACTGGCCCGCCACCCTTGCCCGCGCGGATATGGCACGCACCATGGCCCTTGATACCTACGGTCAGGACGCGGGGGCTGCGCGTCTTTCACAGATATTATCGTCTCTGGTATAA
- a CDS encoding Lrp/AsnC family transcriptional regulator, whose protein sequence is MSDNIDELDAKILDLIQEDASLSVAEIAEKVGLSPSPCWRRIKRLEDIGVIKKRVTVLDPEKLGLGFEVYAGIKLSVPSRENLEAFEANLDKWPEVVSCATVTGREDYMLRIMTRDMHAYDDFLRDQLLASDLVSSVESRIIVRSIKTTTAVPLKLVIGDRMTNS, encoded by the coding sequence TTGTCCGATAATATTGACGAGCTGGATGCCAAAATTCTTGATCTCATTCAGGAAGACGCCAGTCTGTCGGTGGCTGAAATCGCCGAAAAGGTCGGCTTGTCGCCGTCACCGTGCTGGCGGCGCATCAAACGGCTGGAAGACATCGGCGTGATCAAAAAGCGCGTCACCGTGCTTGATCCGGAAAAGCTGGGGCTGGGGTTTGAAGTCTATGCCGGCATTAAGCTGTCGGTGCCGTCGCGGGAGAACCTTGAGGCGTTTGAAGCTAATCTCGACAAATGGCCGGAAGTGGTGTCATGCGCCACGGTCACGGGCCGCGAAGACTATATGCTGCGGATCATGACGCGTGACATGCATGCCTATGACGACTTCCTGCGCGATCAGTTGCTTGCCTCCGATTTGGTGTCTTCGGTTGAAAGCCGCATCATTGTCCGCTCCATTAAAACCACTACGGCGGTACCGCTTAAACTGGTGATCGGCGACCGTATGACGAATTCGTAA
- a CDS encoding DegT/DnrJ/EryC1/StrS family aminotransferase, whose protein sequence is MKPRLKLDIGFKDLLSVFMPVAEDEASLRLKIACGFGGDRPVVAGLSVRTLFDAALTTLIPELGAGSIVMSAVNIETMRMIAESHDLDVHAVDIVSETLLPTPQALEAALKNSGARIVVIAQLYGAVSDLKPLAEVCRRYEAVLIEDAAQAFCGDFHRGDPAADLSLFSFGPVKRATALGGAVAVVSAPERAEAMSAILNHWPMRGNGWLRARAVKIAGLKLASSPLIYGLIIRLLEGMGMDPDATIGRLARGFSGGDILTQIRYRPPRTLLRLLARRLGQVHDLRKRRNRAIEVAIGLPKGATLLATDATKNAYWVMPVVCGDPDEVVVRARRQGIDVTRGATSLRAFGSPRQAPAAHNLIRRVVYWPL, encoded by the coding sequence ATGAAGCCCCGCCTGAAACTCGATATCGGTTTTAAAGACCTGTTGTCAGTGTTCATGCCGGTGGCCGAGGATGAGGCGTCACTAAGATTAAAGATTGCCTGTGGGTTTGGGGGTGACCGGCCCGTAGTGGCGGGATTGTCGGTGCGTACCCTGTTTGATGCGGCGCTGACCACCCTGATCCCCGAATTGGGGGCAGGATCGATCGTCATGAGTGCGGTCAATATCGAAACCATGCGCATGATCGCCGAGAGCCACGACCTTGATGTCCATGCTGTCGATATCGTCTCGGAAACCCTGTTGCCGACGCCGCAAGCCCTTGAGGCCGCACTGAAAAACAGCGGCGCGCGCATTGTGGTCATCGCTCAGCTTTATGGCGCGGTATCGGACTTAAAGCCGCTGGCTGAGGTCTGCCGCCGTTATGAGGCCGTGCTGATCGAGGATGCCGCTCAGGCCTTTTGCGGTGATTTCCATCGCGGCGATCCGGCGGCCGATCTCAGCCTGTTTTCGTTCGGCCCGGTCAAGCGGGCGACGGCGCTAGGCGGGGCCGTGGCGGTAGTCAGCGCACCTGAGCGGGCTGAGGCCATGAGCGCGATCCTGAATCACTGGCCCATGCGCGGCAATGGCTGGCTGCGGGCGCGGGCAGTGAAGATTGCGGGGCTTAAGCTGGCGTCATCGCCGCTGATCTATGGGCTGATCATCCGGTTGCTGGAGGGGATGGGTATGGACCCTGACGCCACTATCGGTCGGCTGGCGCGCGGATTTTCTGGGGGCGATATCCTGACCCAGATCCGCTACCGTCCGCCGCGCACCTTGCTCAGGCTGCTGGCGCGGCGGTTGGGGCAGGTCCATGACCTGAGAAAACGCCGTAACCGCGCCATAGAGGTGGCGATCGGCCTGCCCAAAGGGGCGACCCTGCTGGCGACCGACGCCACAAAAAACGCTTACTGGGTCATGCCGGTGGTGTGCGGAGACCCGGATGAGGTGGTGGTGCGCGCACGGCGTCAGGGCATTGATGTGACCCGTGGCGCGACCTCCTTACGTGCGTTCGGCAGCCCGCGTCAGGCCCCGGCGGCGCATAATCTGATCCGGCGGGTGGTGTACTGGCCTTTGTAA